A part of Oncorhynchus gorbuscha isolate QuinsamMale2020 ecotype Even-year linkage group LG09, OgorEven_v1.0, whole genome shotgun sequence genomic DNA contains:
- the LOC124044314 gene encoding complement C1q-like protein 2, with amino-acid sequence MNTAAFLLVSLCCCWLSAAQQETKKTENEDKECQTSQGSCYPDMCKLLKDFGVMEEKLRTTVEKLEVMETQLKVSENQLEELKNNERRKVFFSAALGGNGHTGPIDHDTTLIFKNVITNIGSAYNPSTGIFAAPIAGVYYFSFFYHAGGSQTKYISLFKNGQRMVTSSDHQSSGDGADNGANAVTLQLEVGDQVFIRLMANTHVWDSVNHTTFNGFLLKQV; translated from the coding sequence ATGAACACTGCTGCATTTCTGTTGGTTTCGCTGTGCTGCTGCTGGCTGTCTGCGGCTCAACAAGAGACCAAAAAGACTGAAAATGAAGATAAAGAATGCCAGACATCACAAGGCTCGTGCTACCCTGACATGTGCAAGCTGCTGAAAGACTTCGGTGTCATGGAGGAGAAACTGCGAACCACGGTGGAAAAACTGGAAGTCATGGAAACCCAGCTCAAAGTTAGCGAGAATCAACTTGAGGAACTGAAAAATAACGAGAGGAGGAAGGTGTTCTTTTCGGCTGCCCTGGGCGGGAATGGGCACACCGGGCCAATCGACCATGACACTACCCTGATCTTCAAAAATGTCATCACTAACATCGGCAGTGCCTACAATCCAAGTACAGGGATATTTGCTGCCCCTATTGCAGGGGTCTACTACTTCAGTTTCTTCTACCATGCCGGAGGAAGTCAGACTAAATACATTTCCTTGTTCAAAAATGGACAGCGCATGGTCACTTCCTCTGATCACcagtctagtggtgatggagcTGACAACGGGGCTAATGCAGTCACTCTACAGCTGGAGGTGGGAGACCAAGTGTTCATACGCCTAATGGCTAACACTCACGTGTGGGACTCTGTAAACCACACCACCTTCAATGGGTTCCTGCTCAAACAAGTGTGA